From a region of the Sphaerodactylus townsendi isolate TG3544 linkage group LG16, MPM_Stown_v2.3, whole genome shotgun sequence genome:
- the SPSB1 gene encoding SPRY domain-containing SOCS box protein 1, whose product MGQKVTGGIKTVDIRDPAYRPLKHELQGLDYCKPTRLDLLLDMPTVSREIQLLHSWNNDDRSLNVFVKEDDKLIFHRHPVAQSTDAIRGKVGYTRGLHVWQITWAMRQRGTHAVVGVATADAPLHSVGYTTLIGSNHESWGWDLGRNRLYHDGKNQPSKTYPTFLEPDETFIVPDSFLVVLDMDDGTLSFIVDGQYMGVAFRGLKGKKLYPVVSAVWGHCEIKMRYLNGLDPEPLPLMDLCRRSVRLALGKDRLNEIPELPLPESLKSYLLYQ is encoded by the exons ATGGGGCAGAAGGTCACCGGCGGGATAAAGACCGTGGATATTCGGGACCCGGCTTACAGGCCGCTGAAGCATGAACTCCAAGGACTGGACTACTGTAAGCCCACCCGACTGGACCTCCTGTTGGACATGCCCACCGTCTCCCGTGAGATCCAGCTGCTGCATTCGTGGAACAACGATGACCGCTCGCTCAACGTCTTCGTGAAAGAGGATGACAAGCTGATATTTCACCGGCATCCGGTGGCCCAGAGCACAGACGCAATCCGGGGCAAAGTGGGGTACACACGGGGGCTCCACGTGTGGCAGATAACGTGGGCTATGCGTCAGCGGGGCACACATGCTGTGGTGGGCGTGGCGACAGCGGATGCCCCCCTACATTCTGTCGGGTACACAACTCTGATCGGGAGCAACCACGAGTCCTGGGGATGGGATCTCGGGCGGAACCGGCTGTACCACGACGGGAAGAACCAGCCGAGCAAGACGTACCCAACTTTTCTAGAGCCAGATGAAACCTTCATTGTGCCGGACTCTTTCTTGGTGGTGCTAGACATGGACGATGGAACGTTAAGCTTCATTGTGGACGGGCAATATATGGGCGTTGCTTTTCGAGGACTCAAAGGGAAAAAGCTGTACCCAGTTGTGAGCGCTGTCTGGGGCCACTGTGAAATTAAGATGCGATACTTGAATGGGCTTGACC CTGAGCCTCTGCCTCTGATGGATCTGTGCCGGCGTTCCGTGCGCCTCGCGCTGGGCAAGGATCGGTTGAATGAGATCCCCGAGCTGCCGCTTCCCGAATCCCTCAAGAGTTACCTTCTCTATCAGTGA